A single Paenibacillus sp. FSL R5-0517 DNA region contains:
- a CDS encoding YopX family protein — MNLYEFGARAWDTETKEMSYEFLERNWLKVCIWSPYMMLMLRSGVKDSKGKDYYDGDIVKVNKLNFESSGPLPENLVVRLYGGMFQLFRDKEPLMGLHLGYIADGEVIGNIYENPELLGGEGADTE, encoded by the coding sequence ATGAACCTGTATGAGTTTGGGGCGAGAGCATGGGATACCGAAACCAAAGAGATGTCATATGAGTTCTTAGAACGGAACTGGTTGAAGGTATGCATATGGTCACCATACATGATGTTGATGCTTAGATCTGGAGTCAAAGACAGCAAAGGAAAGGATTACTACGATGGTGACATCGTTAAAGTAAACAAGCTGAATTTTGAGAGTAGTGGCCCATTGCCTGAAAACTTGGTCGTGAGATTGTACGGCGGCATGTTTCAGTTATTCAGAGACAAAGAACCTTTAATGGGCTTACATTTGGGATACATTGCTGACGGAGAAGTGATAGGCAACATCTACGAAAACCCTGAATTATTGGGTGGGGAAGGAGCGGATACAGAATGA
- a CDS encoding NPCBM/NEW2 domain-containing protein yields MTKKISGSKGFIAGFVAAGMLFGATALAASNSVTVDIANLKFMFNNVEKKQAAGEVSFIYKGTTYVPLRFVSEGLDEKVEYDGKNKAIWVGKRDGYGINLTSKDYARFDAYNDRLWFNESDKTVTGTEYRNNILTRVDARWKDEKVTSVEYNLDGKYKRLTAFAGVEDKYKNTLGEYTVTFYGDGEVIKSYEGLKGGDHAVPVDINLEGVLKLKIEFSAKGDYANILIGEPKLYQ; encoded by the coding sequence ATGACTAAAAAGATTTCAGGATCAAAAGGATTTATTGCAGGTTTTGTAGCAGCTGGAATGCTGTTTGGAGCGACTGCATTAGCTGCGAGTAATTCAGTAACAGTTGATATCGCAAACCTCAAGTTTATGTTTAACAATGTAGAAAAAAAGCAGGCAGCAGGAGAAGTAAGTTTCATTTATAAGGGTACTACATATGTTCCTCTACGGTTTGTAAGTGAAGGTTTAGATGAGAAAGTGGAGTATGACGGTAAAAACAAAGCTATATGGGTTGGTAAACGTGATGGCTATGGTATCAATTTGACATCCAAGGATTATGCACGTTTTGATGCCTATAATGATCGTTTGTGGTTCAATGAATCCGATAAAACGGTGACAGGGACGGAGTATAGAAATAACATTCTCACAAGGGTTGACGCTAGATGGAAAGATGAGAAGGTTACATCGGTTGAGTATAACCTGGACGGAAAATATAAGCGTCTGACGGCTTTCGCGGGAGTTGAGGATAAGTACAAAAATACTTTAGGGGAGTACACAGTTACTTTCTATGGTGACGGAGAAGTCATTAAGTCATATGAAGGTTTGAAGGGCGGAGATCATGCGGTACCTGTAGATATTAATCTGGAGGGTGTACTGAAACTGAAAATTGAGTTCAGTGCAAAGGGTGATTATGCAAACATTTTAATTGGTGAGCCGAAGTTGTATCAGTAA
- the terS gene encoding phage terminase small subunit produces the protein MSRKQNPNRKKAFKIWKDSGAVMKPKEIAEKLGITPESVRKWKSLDQWEGKIANAKPGAPRGNQNAKGNRGGKGGPLGNQKAVTHGLFRKFEPQDPEYLELIDIVQQMEPIDMIWHNITQGFRKIIWAQRIFFIKDKEDMTKELKREKPGEYGDEYEWEIQFAWDKYASFIKAEATVMREIRGAIKQFLDIAPQEDERRLKLDQMQAKVDKTRLEIEKLKNGDGDTEEDLIEDWVKAVESGE, from the coding sequence GTGAGCAGGAAGCAGAATCCGAATCGTAAGAAGGCGTTCAAAATTTGGAAAGATAGTGGCGCTGTGATGAAGCCGAAAGAGATTGCGGAAAAGTTGGGCATCACACCTGAGTCAGTCCGGAAGTGGAAGTCACTTGATCAATGGGAAGGGAAGATTGCGAACGCTAAACCTGGTGCTCCTCGTGGCAATCAGAACGCTAAAGGTAATCGAGGTGGAAAAGGGGGGCCGCTGGGCAATCAGAAAGCTGTAACACATGGATTGTTCCGTAAGTTCGAGCCGCAAGATCCTGAGTATCTAGAACTCATAGACATCGTTCAGCAAATGGAACCTATAGACATGATCTGGCATAACATCACCCAGGGATTCCGTAAAATCATTTGGGCGCAACGTATCTTCTTCATCAAAGACAAAGAGGATATGACCAAAGAGTTGAAAAGGGAGAAACCAGGTGAGTATGGAGATGAATACGAATGGGAAATCCAATTCGCTTGGGATAAATATGCTAGTTTTATCAAGGCAGAGGCTACGGTCATGCGTGAGATCAGGGGAGCTATCAAACAATTCCTTGATATCGCGCCGCAGGAAGATGAGCGCCGATTGAAACTGGATCAGATGCAGGCAAAAGTTGATAAAACCCGCCTTGAGATTGAGAAACTGAAGAATGGTGATGGAGATACAGAGGAGGATCTGATTGAAGATTGGGTAAAGGCGGTGGAGTCAGGTGAGTAA
- a CDS encoding YopX family protein, translating into MKAITIIQPWATLIAIEAKQYETRSWPTKHRGEIAIHAGKKIDKDACKYPEIRAALEQHGYTVDNLPTGAVVAIAKLTNCLKSVDTWTDGYELEGNRLVYSPEYEFGDFEPGRYAWETSDVKMLMKPLAANVKWLQYAGFHDESGDQVEVFEGDIVELGYEDETHTCEVKYEGSGFMFVADSLPDGYLWASEVIEFDGSYCRAEGVRVVGNVHSRQGLAPKEGADKHEPV; encoded by the coding sequence ATGAAGGCTATAACAATTATTCAGCCGTGGGCGACATTGATCGCCATTGAAGCAAAACAATATGAAACACGCAGCTGGCCTACTAAGCATCGGGGCGAGATTGCCATCCATGCCGGGAAGAAGATCGACAAGGATGCCTGCAAGTATCCTGAGATTCGCGCAGCACTAGAACAGCATGGATACACAGTAGATAACCTGCCAACGGGTGCGGTTGTAGCGATTGCTAAACTGACCAACTGCCTTAAATCGGTGGATACATGGACAGATGGTTATGAGTTGGAAGGAAACAGATTGGTGTACTCTCCAGAATATGAATTCGGAGACTTTGAACCTGGGCGATATGCATGGGAAACGTCGGATGTAAAGATGCTTATGAAGCCTCTGGCAGCTAACGTGAAGTGGTTGCAATACGCAGGCTTCCATGATGAATCAGGTGATCAAGTTGAGGTATTTGAAGGTGATATCGTCGAGTTGGGATATGAAGACGAAACTCACACTTGTGAAGTGAAGTATGAGGGCAGCGGATTCATGTTTGTCGCTGATTCCTTGCCTGACGGATACCTTTGGGCATCTGAAGTGATTGAATTTGATGGATCATACTGCCGGGCAGAAGGCGTTAGGGTTGTCGGAAATGTACACTCTCGTCAAGGGTTGGCTCCCAAGGAAGGAGCGGATAAGCATGAACCTGTATGA
- a CDS encoding DNA cytosine methyltransferase produces MKEIIVDNFAGGGGASTGIELATGRSVDIAINHDPAAIAMHEVNHPDTEHYCESVWEVNPVEAVKGRPVGLAWFSPDCKHFSKAKGGKPVAKEIRGLAWVAVRWAATVKPRVIMLENVEEFTTWGPLTADGYPDKDQKGRTFRTFVNALRRQGYKVEWKELRACDYGAPTIRKRLFMVARRDGKPIVWPEPTHGAPDSAEVKSGKRLPWRTAAEIIDWTIPCPSIFERKKPLAENTMRRIARGMQKFVIDNPEPFVMRVNFSGSNHHYCDSIQEPLKTITAKNGWGLVTPYIARIGQTGYAGDRLQYKATDPLTTITTKAEHLLVTPVLGVNTTGHPGSAPDEPLRTVTTGNQHMLISPALIQMGYGDPEGRRVLDLNKPLGTVTAGGNKFAIASAFIARHFGESVGSSVDEPIGTVTAGGGGKSALVTSHLVKMRGTNTGQPVTDPLQTITAGGLHFGEVRAFLMKYYGSADNGQTLDKPLHTITTKDRFGLVTIQGVDYQIIDIGMRMLEPHELFAAQGFPSNYTIAVDANGQKYSKSAQVARCGNAVPPPFAQALVRANLPEICTGSGNNLTLERYSEQEAGQMAFSI; encoded by the coding sequence ATGAAGGAAATCATAGTCGATAATTTCGCAGGCGGTGGCGGTGCCAGTACAGGTATTGAGCTGGCAACCGGACGCAGTGTAGATATAGCAATTAATCACGACCCAGCAGCTATTGCAATGCATGAGGTCAATCACCCAGATACGGAGCACTATTGTGAATCTGTGTGGGAAGTGAACCCGGTTGAAGCGGTAAAAGGTCGTCCAGTGGGGCTGGCGTGGTTCAGCCCTGATTGCAAACACTTCTCCAAGGCTAAGGGAGGCAAGCCGGTTGCAAAAGAGATCCGCGGTTTGGCATGGGTCGCCGTTCGGTGGGCAGCAACGGTTAAACCGAGGGTTATCATGCTGGAAAACGTGGAGGAATTCACGACATGGGGACCTTTAACTGCTGATGGGTATCCCGACAAGGATCAGAAGGGCCGGACCTTCCGAACATTCGTGAATGCACTTCGACGGCAGGGATACAAGGTTGAATGGAAAGAGTTAAGGGCTTGTGATTACGGAGCGCCTACAATTCGCAAGCGGCTGTTTATGGTAGCTCGTAGAGACGGTAAACCAATTGTCTGGCCTGAGCCAACGCACGGAGCGCCGGATAGTGCAGAAGTTAAGTCGGGGAAACGGCTTCCATGGAGGACGGCGGCTGAAATCATTGATTGGACCATCCCCTGCCCGAGCATATTTGAACGGAAGAAACCTCTTGCAGAAAACACGATGCGCCGCATAGCACGCGGCATGCAAAAGTTTGTTATCGACAACCCGGAGCCATTCGTCATGCGCGTCAACTTCTCCGGTAGCAATCATCATTACTGCGATTCTATCCAAGAACCATTGAAGACTATCACAGCCAAGAATGGTTGGGGCTTGGTAACGCCATACATCGCACGAATTGGACAGACGGGATATGCTGGGGATCGGTTGCAATACAAAGCTACGGACCCGCTCACAACTATTACAACCAAGGCAGAACATTTACTTGTGACTCCGGTTCTTGGAGTTAATACAACGGGTCATCCTGGCAGCGCACCTGACGAACCACTTAGGACTGTGACGACAGGAAATCAGCACATGTTAATCAGCCCTGCACTGATACAGATGGGTTACGGAGACCCAGAAGGCCGAAGGGTGCTGGATCTGAATAAACCTCTTGGAACGGTGACAGCAGGAGGAAACAAATTCGCCATAGCTTCAGCATTCATTGCCCGTCACTTCGGAGAATCGGTTGGCAGTTCAGTTGATGAACCGATAGGAACTGTCACGGCTGGAGGAGGCGGGAAAAGTGCCCTCGTCACCAGTCACCTGGTCAAGATGCGCGGAACCAATACGGGGCAGCCGGTTACAGATCCGCTTCAAACGATTACGGCAGGCGGACTGCACTTTGGAGAGGTACGGGCGTTCCTCATGAAATATTACGGTAGCGCAGATAACGGACAGACGTTGGATAAGCCGCTTCACACGATTACAACCAAGGATCGGTTCGGACTGGTCACAATTCAAGGCGTTGATTATCAGATTATTGATATCGGTATGCGGATGCTTGAGCCACACGAACTGTTTGCGGCACAAGGATTCCCGAGCAACTACACTATCGCAGTTGATGCAAACGGTCAGAAGTATTCCAAGAGCGCCCAAGTAGCTCGGTGTGGAAATGCGGTACCTCCACCGTTTGCTCAAGCTTTGGTCCGGGCTAATCTTCCGGAAATATGCACAGGATCGGGAAATAACCTTACTCTGGAGCGGTATTCAGAGCAGGAAGCTGGGCAGATGGCATTCAGTATATAG
- a CDS encoding tyrosine-type recombinase/integrase, with protein MRKVQPIRDERVIDGMKEYFYIRSMRNYLFFCMGIYSGLRVSDLLELKAWQTKGTHISMVEQKNKHAKTFIIHPSIREDLDEFTADMRPTDYLFASRQIKTISRMRNKPIDRTTAYRFLHEAAQEFRLKDIGVHSLRKTWAYRLYMDNPENLALLMDMFGHSDPRETLDYIGLTQDMMDKAILNLR; from the coding sequence ATGAGAAAGGTACAGCCGATCCGTGATGAACGGGTTATAGATGGAATGAAGGAATACTTCTATATACGAAGCATGCGGAATTACTTATTTTTTTGTATGGGCATATACAGCGGACTTCGAGTATCTGACTTGCTCGAACTCAAGGCGTGGCAAACTAAAGGGACTCATATCAGTATGGTTGAGCAAAAAAATAAGCATGCGAAGACTTTTATTATCCATCCGAGTATAAGAGAGGATCTGGACGAATTCACTGCTGACATGCGACCAACTGATTATCTGTTTGCTAGTCGTCAGATTAAAACGATCAGCCGTATGCGAAATAAACCGATCGATCGGACAACAGCCTATCGTTTTCTACACGAAGCAGCTCAGGAATTCAGGTTAAAGGATATCGGGGTCCATTCATTGCGGAAGACATGGGCATATAGGCTCTACATGGACAATCCTGAGAACCTAGCGTTACTAATGGATATGTTTGGACACAGCGATCCAAGGGAGACTTTGGACTATATCGGGCTGACTCAGGACATGATGGACAAGGCAATATTGAATTTGAGGTGA
- a CDS encoding HNH endonuclease signature motif containing protein translates to MAHQTFWKPEKKAKGKKVSSFGRTKKDKKPVREWKKDILAHHQSRPGSKERGDFPKEVITELIEESNGICECCKIIEATTTHHVYPRGRKGRGVKTNGLRLCWPCHDRIQTNEELLQFWISAFRDKYGDRFWFDEQDWDEYNRKQEAQKRADQEKQNRQQSLNPVKELISSAAGRSLKAKEVRLIEMMDDKQIAIFESLISDIVRIEEKHQIPFGYGHFDD, encoded by the coding sequence ATGGCCCATCAAACATTCTGGAAACCGGAGAAGAAAGCGAAAGGAAAGAAAGTGAGCAGCTTCGGGCGAACTAAGAAAGATAAAAAGCCTGTACGGGAATGGAAAAAGGACATTTTAGCCCATCACCAATCCAGACCAGGCTCAAAGGAGCGCGGCGATTTCCCAAAAGAAGTCATAACTGAGCTTATTGAAGAATCAAACGGAATTTGTGAATGCTGCAAGATCATTGAAGCAACAACAACTCACCATGTATATCCGCGAGGCAGAAAAGGACGGGGAGTTAAGACCAACGGCCTTCGGCTTTGCTGGCCCTGTCATGATCGGATTCAAACAAACGAAGAATTACTCCAGTTCTGGATTTCAGCTTTCCGTGATAAATACGGAGACCGCTTCTGGTTTGATGAACAGGACTGGGACGAGTATAACCGGAAGCAAGAGGCGCAGAAGAGAGCGGATCAAGAGAAGCAAAATCGACAGCAGTCCCTGAACCCGGTTAAAGAACTTATCTCGTCAGCAGCAGGACGTTCATTGAAAGCAAAAGAGGTTCGGCTTATTGAAATGATGGATGATAAACAGATAGCTATTTTTGAGTCTTTAATAAGTGATATCGTAAGAATTGAAGAGAAGCATCAAATCCCGTTTGGATACGGACACTTTGATGATTAA
- a CDS encoding DEAD/DEAH box helicase family protein: MPEYRKNPVLFCVELLKFTPDEWQAEVLMDIAGNPRVSVRSGQGVGKTGLEAAVALWFLSCFPFPKVICTAPTRQQLHDVLWAEISKWQEKSPLLKRILKWTKTKIYMRNYEERWFATARTATKPENMQGFHEDYMLFIVDEASGVEDRIMEAILGTLSGEFNKLLMCGNPTRTSGVFYDSHNRDRADYNTHKVSCLNSPRTSKENIAMLERKYGKGSDVWRVRVEGEFPRGESETFIALEVAEFAAKDVILAPIGDTLTIGCDVARFGDDETSIYAGIGPVTVGQHHHFKKDTMVTAGWVLSLVRELLPLYPEVVHTRIRIDDTGVGGGVTDRLNEVIAEEGLPYEVIPINNGSSSLDEHYGNLGAEMWAYIKGQLEQNMSNYINNEQAVLQLPHDDVLTSQLTARKWLMTSKGKILLESKKDMKKRGLKSPDRADAYVLTFGEYLMGTPQSIMLPSISSVSIKR; the protein is encoded by the coding sequence ATTCCTGAGTACCGGAAAAATCCGGTTCTTTTTTGCGTAGAGTTGCTGAAATTCACGCCTGACGAATGGCAAGCGGAAGTATTGATGGACATAGCTGGGAACCCACGAGTGTCTGTACGATCCGGGCAAGGTGTTGGGAAGACCGGTCTTGAGGCTGCGGTGGCACTATGGTTCCTATCGTGTTTCCCGTTTCCGAAGGTTATCTGTACAGCACCGACACGTCAGCAGCTGCATGATGTCTTATGGGCAGAGATTAGCAAGTGGCAAGAGAAAAGTCCCTTACTCAAACGTATTCTCAAATGGACTAAAACGAAGATTTATATGCGAAATTACGAGGAACGCTGGTTTGCTACAGCCCGGACAGCCACCAAACCCGAGAATATGCAGGGTTTTCATGAAGACTACATGCTTTTTATAGTGGACGAAGCTTCTGGGGTTGAGGATAGGATCATGGAAGCGATCTTGGGTACACTTTCAGGCGAATTCAATAAGTTGCTTATGTGTGGAAACCCGACTCGTACCAGCGGGGTCTTTTATGACTCTCACAACAGGGACCGGGCAGATTACAATACACACAAAGTATCCTGTTTGAACAGTCCTCGTACAAGTAAAGAGAATATTGCGATGCTTGAGCGAAAGTATGGAAAAGGTTCGGACGTTTGGCGAGTTAGGGTGGAAGGTGAGTTCCCGCGAGGCGAGTCTGAAACCTTCATTGCTTTGGAAGTGGCTGAGTTTGCTGCCAAAGATGTGATCCTAGCACCTATCGGTGATACCTTGACCATCGGCTGTGACGTTGCCCGTTTTGGTGACGATGAGACGTCCATTTACGCAGGGATAGGGCCGGTAACAGTTGGGCAACATCATCATTTCAAGAAAGATACAATGGTTACTGCTGGCTGGGTGCTGAGCTTGGTAAGAGAATTGTTACCACTGTACCCGGAAGTTGTTCATACGAGAATCAGAATCGATGATACCGGTGTAGGTGGTGGTGTCACGGATCGTTTGAATGAGGTTATAGCAGAAGAAGGGCTTCCGTATGAAGTCATTCCAATTAACAACGGATCATCATCTTTGGATGAACATTATGGAAACCTCGGTGCTGAAATGTGGGCTTATATAAAGGGGCAACTGGAACAAAACATGAGCAATTATATTAACAATGAGCAGGCAGTCCTACAACTTCCTCATGATGATGTACTTACTTCCCAATTGACTGCAAGAAAATGGTTAATGACGAGCAAGGGTAAGATACTACTTGAAAGTAAGAAGGACATGAAGAAACGAGGATTAAAATCACCGGACAGAGCTGACGCATATGTTCTCACCTTCGGTGAATATTTGATGGGAACACCACAGTCTATAATGCTTCCGTCAATAAGTAGTGTGTCAATAAAAAGATAA
- a CDS encoding DUF6731 family protein translates to MPKHVRFDYFKVYARRNIPETNRAEERPCDLSVLLQTLKEMEPQNRVFAVKNDVARLQSIELNNDKWEMHFIRIRKEHFPLKTNDNGEIGFFDDLTNAEGFGEEVSALYDPTNSAIMIRRNANSLAPSAITNYFTRVVDEEGYTIFIKPLVHPSSLELMKQDHLIKSAEIAVADIKNARPQTKRSLGSIVGRAENIEESVNVVFKISIAQKGSKKYSKLPIYDDIMDLVSDENVKRAEVKVKADQDASVEPYDLLQHRLIDYHSFPDTDINTESRNILHTTVMGQMQRIYRNRVEQINSVYE, encoded by the coding sequence ATGCCAAAACATGTTAGATTTGATTATTTCAAAGTTTATGCTAGAAGAAACATTCCTGAAACAAACAGAGCAGAGGAGAGGCCATGTGATTTAAGTGTTTTGTTACAAACGCTTAAAGAAATGGAGCCCCAAAATCGAGTATTTGCTGTCAAGAATGATGTGGCTCGACTTCAGAGCATAGAATTAAATAATGATAAATGGGAGATGCACTTCATCAGAATAAGGAAAGAGCACTTCCCGCTTAAAACAAACGACAATGGAGAAATCGGCTTTTTCGATGATTTGACTAACGCAGAAGGGTTTGGAGAAGAGGTGTCAGCTCTTTATGACCCAACTAATAGTGCAATAATGATCAGAAGGAATGCGAATAGTCTAGCACCTTCAGCAATAACCAATTATTTTACAAGAGTAGTTGATGAAGAAGGGTACACAATATTTATAAAACCCCTTGTTCACCCAAGTTCTCTGGAATTAATGAAACAAGACCATCTTATAAAAAGTGCTGAAATTGCAGTTGCTGATATAAAAAATGCAAGACCTCAGACAAAAAGATCACTGGGTAGTATCGTAGGTAGAGCTGAAAATATTGAAGAAAGTGTAAATGTAGTATTCAAGATTTCTATAGCTCAGAAAGGTTCTAAAAAATACAGTAAGTTACCTATCTACGACGATATTATGGATTTGGTGAGTGATGAGAATGTTAAACGAGCAGAAGTTAAAGTTAAAGCGGATCAAGATGCATCAGTTGAACCTTATGATTTACTTCAACATAGGTTGATTGACTATCATTCCTTCCCTGATACAGATATTAACACTGAATCAAGAAACATTCTGCATACAACCGTGATGGGACAGATGCAACGTATCTACCGCAATAGAGTTGAACAAATTAATAGTGTTTATGAATAG